The genomic interval CGCGCTCGAGCATGTCGCCCAGCCGCCCCGTCGACTCGCCCGCGGCGACCAGCCCGCGCGACACCGCCGGGAACAGCTCCGGCCGCCTGCCCATCGCCCCCGACAGCGAGCTGCCGCCCTCGATCGATTCCGCGAGCTCGGCGACGGTCCGCTCCCACAGCGGGTCGGCGGTCTGGCGGCGGAGCGCGTCGAGCGACTGCAGCAGCGGCGTGCCCGCCGAGAGCAGCAGCTGCAGCTGCCGGACGAAGAGCAGCAGCTGCCGCCGGCGGCCGAAGCGCTGCGCGGGCGTGAGGCGCCCGGCGGCGCGGGGCGGGGCGCCGGCCGGAGCGACCGGCGGCTCGAGGACGATGCCGGGGACGCCGCTCACGCCGCCACCGCCGTTCGAGCCGCGTCCTCGCCCTCGTCCGCGGGCGGCGGACCCGGCGCGGCGTCCTCGCCGAACTCGTCGCGGTGGGTGACACGCAGCGCTTCCTCGAGGTTGCAGACGCCGGCGATCGCGAGGGCGACGCCCTCGTCCCGCAGCGTCCGGCCGCCCTGGGCCGCCCAGCGGCGGCCGATCTCCTGGGCGCTCGCGCCGGTGTGGATCCCCCGGCGAAGCGGCCCGTCGACGGCCATCACCTCGTAGACGCCGCGCCGGCCGAGCATGCCGCTGTTGTGGCACTTCTCGCACCCGGTGCCCTGGCTGAAGGCGCCCTCGTGCGCGGGATCCAGCCCGGCGTCCTCCAGCGCCTCCGCCGGCGGCCGGTAGCGCGTGCGGCAGTGCGGGCAGACGGTCCGCACGAGCCGCTGGGCCACCACGCCGTTGAGCGCGGCCGAGAGCAGGTACGTCGGCACGCCCATGTCCAGCAGCCGGGTGACGGCACCCGGGGCGTCGTTGGTGTGCAGCGTCGCGAGGACGGCGTGCCCGGTGAGCGCGGCCTGCACGGCCGTCCGCGCCGTCGCCTCGTCGCGGATCTCGCCGATCATGATGACGTCGGGGTCCTGGCGGAGGATGCTGCGCAGCGCGCGGGGGAAGGACAGGCCGACCGCCTCGCCCACCTGGATCTGGTTGATGAAGTCCAGCTGGTACTCGACGGGGTCCTCCACCGTCATCACGTTCTTCTCGGGGCTCCGCAGAAGGTCCAGCGCCGAGTACAGCGTCGTGGTCTTGCCGCTGCCGGTGGGGCCGGTCACCAGCGTCAAGCCGTGGGGTCGCTTGAGCACGCCCATCAGCGTCTCGAGCTGCTCGTGGGTCAGCCCCAGCTCCTCCATGCGGACGCGGAGGTTCCGCTTGTCGAGCACGCGGATCACCAGCTTCTCGCCGAGCAGCGTCGGCATCGACGACACGCGCAGGTCGATGTCGCGGCCCTCCGCCTTGAGCCGCACGCGGCCCTCCTGCGGCAGCCGCTTCTCGGCGATGTCCATCTTGCCGATGACCTTCAGCCGCGAGACGATCGCGGCGTGCATGCCCGCCGGCGGGCTCATCAGCTCGCGCAGCACGCCGTCGACGCGGTAGCGGATCCGCGTCGCACGGCCCGCGGGCTCGACGTGGACATCGCTGGCGCCGTCCTTGATCGCCGAGAGCAGCGCGACGTTCACGAGGTTGACGATGGGGCTGCCCTCGACCATCCGCTCCAGCGTGGAGCCGGCCTCGATCTCGACGGCCTCCTGGTCGACCACCTCGACGTCTTGCTGCACGTCGGTCTTGGCGAGCTGAGAGAGGAAGGCGCCCACGTCGACGCTGGTCGAGGCGTAGCGCCCGATGAACTCCTCGATCTGGCCCTCCAGCGCCAGCACCGGCCGGATGCGGCAGCCCGACATCGCGGCCAGCCGGTCGATCGTGTCCAGCGACTGCGGCTCGGCCATCGCCACCGTCAGCTCGCCGTGCACGCGGAACAGCGGCAGCGACCGCAGCTTCCGGCACGCCTCCGGGCCGAAGAGAACCAGCAGCGCCGGGTCGATCAGGCCGTGCCGCAGCGTGATGGCCGGGACCGCCAGCGCCTCGCCGAGCACGGCGAGCAGCTGGCGGCCGGTGAGGACCTCCATGTCGATGAGCACCTCGCCGAGCCGCCGCCCGCCGCTGCGCTGGCGTTGGAGCGCCGTCCGCAGCTGCTCGGGCGTGATGGCGCCGGAGTCGACGAGCAGGTCGCCGATCCGGGGGCCGCTGCCGGCGGCCGGGGCGGCGTCCGCGGCGGCCTCCGACGGGTGCCCGGGGGAGACCGCTCTCACAGGAAGCTCCTCGCGGCGTCTTCCGCGTCGTCGTGGTGGTCGAAGGCCTCGTGCTGGCCCGTGATTTCCAGGATCGTGGCGATGGCGGAGGTCGCCCCGCAAAGGCGGAGGGTGAGCCCGCCGTCCTCGAGCCGGCCGGCCGCGTCGACGAGCGACTCCAGGCCGATGCTGTCCAGGGCCGCAACGCCCGAGAGATCGACGACCAGCCGCCCCAGCGTGCGGACCTCCTCCTCGGCCAGGAGCTCCGCGAAGGAGGCCGCGGCCTCCCCGGTGAGCGACCCGCGGGGGGCGAGCACGGTGACCCCGCCGATCCGCTGCACGCGGGTGCCGGCGGGGGCTTCGGGTTGCTCCGCGGGGCGGCTCACCTCAGGCGGCCCTCCGCGGCGCCGATTCGTCCGCGGCGTCCGCGCCGATCGAGCCCGCGACGCGGTGCTCCGGCGAGCCGCCCCGCAGCGGGATCCTCAGGACGAACGCGGCGCCGACGCCGCCGTCCCCGTCGGACACGGTCAGCGTGCCCTCGTGCAGCGCCGCCACCTCGGCGGCCAGCGGCAGCCCCAGCCCGGTTCCCTCCGGCTGCGCCTCGCCGGCCGCCGCGTCGTGCGTGCCGCGGAAGAACGGCTCGAAGACCTTCTCACGCTCCTCGGCCCGCACGCCCGGCCCGTCGTCGACCACCCGGACCTCCAGCACCTCGTGCGCCACCGCCGCGTGAACAACGGTCCGCCCGCCGCGGCGGCCGTACTTCACGGCGTTGCCCACCAGGTTGTGCAGCAGCATCGAGAGCTTCTCGCGGTCGCCCTGCAGCACCGGCAGGTTCGGCTCGGCGTCGAGCGTGAGCGTCTGCTCCCGCGAGGCCGCGGCGGCCCGGTGCTCCTCGACCACCTTGGGCAGCAGCGTTGCCCAGGCCACGTCGTCCGAGGCGGCTTTGAGGCTGCCCGCTTTGATCTGCGAGACCGAGAGCACCTCGTCGATGAGGCGGGCGAGGCGGAGCACCTCGCCGTTGACGTGGTTGAGGCACTCGGCCCGCTCGGCCGCGGCCTCGGCCCCGGGGGTGGTCCCCAGGTCGATCGCCCGCTCGGCGTGCAGCTGCATGTTCTGCAGCGGTGCCCGCAGCTCGTGGCTGGCCTGCGCCACGAAGAGGTCGCGGGCCCGGTCGGCCGCCCGCTGCTGCGTGACGTCCTCGAGCAGCAGCAACGCCCCGCCGCCGGCGGCGGCCTGGCCGGCCCGCTTGCCGCCGCCCGCGGCTGCGCGCAGCGGCCGCAGCGTCACACGCAGCACCGACTCGCCCGCCGGCCCGGCGGGCACCTCTGCGCTGCCGCCCCGCCGCTCGAGCCCGGCCGCCACGGCCGACGCCCGGCCGGCGATGCCCTCCTCCGCGAAGAGCTCCTGAACCGACGCCTCCAGCAGGTCGGCCCGCGGCCGACGCAGCAGGCGCGCCGCCGCGCCGTTGGCCCGCGTGACCCGCCCGTCGCCGCCGAGCACCACCAGGCCGTGCGGCACGGCGTCGAACGCGGCCGGGTCCTCGCCGGGCGCGGCGGACGGGGCGGCGGCCACGCCGGCCGCGCCGGCCGCGCCACCGACGCCGCCGCCGGCGGCGATGCGGGCGAGCAGGCGGTTCCAGTCGGCCGCGGGCTTGGCCGAGGTCCGGGTGATCTCCAGCAGAGCCGGGGCGACGCGGCCGTCGGCGAGGTCGGCGACGGCCCGCACGACCAGCGTCTGCGCCCCGCTGCGCCACGCCAGCACCCCCACCGCCGCCATCAGCCCCAGCCCCCCCGCCGCGACCCCGGCCGAGGCCGCCGCCGTCGCGCCCGCCTCCGCCACCCCGCCGGGCACGAGGTAGCCCGCCGCCAGAGCCGCCCCCGAGAGCCCCGCCAGCGCCAGCGACAGCCCCCGCCCGTGGCGGCCCGCCCAGGCCGCGAAGCCCGGCATCGCGGCCGCGGCCGCCGACGCCGACGCGGAAGCGGGCGTTCTCGGCTCGGCGGTCCTCTCTTGCGGCATGATCGGCGGGTCCGGTTGCCCACGGAAGCAGGAACGCCGCTGCCATCGGCACGAACGCAGCCCTCCTTGACGCGCCAGGCCGCCCCATCGGCCGCGCCGTGCCGCGGATCCCGCACGCCCGCTTGCCTCGGTCGGACCCGCATCGCACCCGGGTCCGCCCCGGCGGGGGCCCGCGGACCGTCGGCGGCACGAGCCGCCGGCGGCCGCGGTCCGCGGGATGGGCTCCCTGCGGCGACCCCGCCCCGGGGCGGGGCCTCGCTTAGGCGTCCTCGGCCCGCCCGCCGCCCGCCGCCGCGAGGCGTCGCTGCAGGAAGACGAAGCCCAGCCACGACAGGAACGACAGCCCCGCCGTCGCCGCGAAGAGCCACGCCCCGATCCCCCCGAAGGCCGGCAGCCCGACCCGCTCCACCGCCGGCCAGCCCGCGAACAGGGCCGTCCCGAGGAAGGGCGCGAAGGCCCCCCGCACCCCCGTCAGCGTCTGGTGGATCGCCATGTACGTCGGCACCAGCCGACGGTCGGCGAAGTCGTTGTGGCCCAGCTGCCACGCCAGCACCCCGCCGCCGCGCATGAAGCCCCAGCCCGCCGCCGCCGCGTACATCAGCGGCAGCGAGGCGAACCACGCCGCCAGGAACATCACCGACTGGTTCAGCACCCACGTCATCGCGTGCCCGATGCGGAAGCGCGCGATGTGGTTCGCGTCGAGCCGGCGCGACCACCAGGGCATCGACAGCGTCGCGATCAACAGCGGCACCGCCGCCGAGATCAGCATGCCCTGCGTGTTCTGCGTCCGGGGGGCGACCGCCGCCAGGTGCTCGATCACCATCAGCGTGAAGGCGGTGATCGCCATCATGTTCGCCACGCCGCCGGCGAACTGGCAAGCCAGGTAGAAGCGGTAGACGCGGTCCTGCGCCAGCACCGACCACACCGTGTGCGGCTTCCCGGAGGCCTGCCGCGGCGCGTCCGCCTCGTGCGGCCGCCGCTCGTCGCGGAGCAGCCGCCGCTCGCCCCGCACGCGCACCCGCCAGAAGCTGCGCACGCCGAGGAATCCGATCGCCGCGGCCAGCGGGAACACCACGCGGAAGCTCCAGGGGCGCCAGTCCAGCAGCGGGCCGACCGCGAGCGGGACCGCCATGAGGATCACCGTCGCGGTGAGCACGAACTTCGTCGTGATCGTCGCGCGCAGGCTCCTCGGGAAGTTCATCCGCCAGATCGTGCTGCGCACGTTCACGACGCCCGCCAGCACCACCCGCGCCGCGACGGCGAGCACGACGAGCAGAGAGGGCCCCGGGCCCGTCGTCGGGAGCAGCGCGATCGCCGCAACGAGCACCAGCGACGCCGCCATCAGCCACGAGGTCACCGCCACCTTCGGCTTCCCCCGGGCGACCCGCGTCCAGACCAGCGAGGTGAGATTCGCGAACATCGGCGCCGCCACGATCGTCGCGAAGCCGAGGTTCCCGACGCCGAAGACGTTCTTCGCGACGACCGCGATGACGCCGCCCTCGAGCAGCGCGAGGGCGAAGGGCACGGTCATCGCCGCGCGGATCTCGTGGTGGTACGCCTGCCGCGTCATCGGCGGCTGCGCGGCCGTGCGGAAGCCGGCCAGCGGGTTGGGCAGCGTTGCGGACCGGCTCACGGCGCACCGTAGTCCCACCGTGGTCCGCGGCCGTACAAGGGGGTGTGCCCGATCCCGCCCTGACGCCCGAGCTGCTCCTCCGCGCCTACGCCAGCGGCGTCTTCCCGATGGCGAGCGAGACCTCGGCCGGAGCGGTCGGCTTCTACGCCGCCGACCCCCGCGCCATCCTCCCGCTCGACGGCGGCTTCCGGGTGCGGCGCTCGCTGGCGAAGCGGGTCCGCAACGGCGGCTTCGAGGTCACGGCGGACGCCGACTTCGCGGCCGTCGTCGACGCCTGCGCCGCCCCGCGGCGCGGGTCGCCGGGGACGTGGATCAATGCGGCCATCCGCGACGCCTTCGTGGGGCTGCACCGCCTGGGCCACGCCCACAGCGTGGAGGCCCGCCGCGGCGGCGAGCTCGTCGGCGGGCTCTACGGGCTCGCGCTCGGCGGCGCGTTCTTCGGCGAGTCGATGTTCTCGCGTTGTCCCGATGCGAGCCAGGTCTGCCTGGTCCGGCTGGTCGAGCGGCTGCGGGCCGGCGGCTTCGTGCTGCTCGACTCGCAGTACCACAACCCGCACCTGATGCAGTTCGGGATGCAGGAGATCCCCGCCGCGGAATACCAGCGGCGGCTGTCCGCGGCGCTGGAGGTCGACGGACGCTGGTAGCCGCCGGGCGATCTCCTGAGCGGTCAACCCGGTGGGCCGGGGCGCGAGCGCACGCTCAGGGCAGCACGAGCGTCTGGCCGACGTTCAGCCGGCCGGGGTCGATACCGGGATTGGCCGCGGCGATGTCTCGCCACTTGGTCTCGCTGCCGTACTGGCGGCGGGCGATGCCCATGAGCGTGTCGCCCTTGGCAACCGTGTACAGCCCGCCGGCGGGGCCGACGGGGGCGGGGGCCATGGCCTCGGGGCCGGCGAACGCCGCCGAGCCGGCACCGGCGGCGGACCGGCCGTCCTCCACGGGCGGGAGCGCCACCGACACCAGCGGCCGCGGCTGGATCGGCTCCACCGGCGCTTTCTCACGCGGCGGGGCGACGCAGCCGGCGGCGGCGGAGAAGGCGACGAGGACGGCGGGCAGCAGGCGGGAGGCGGGCATGGGCGGGCTCGGGCAGACGGAACGCCCGTGTTTTACCCGGCGGCGGCGGCGGGTGGATCCCAGCCCCCGCGGTGCGTGGGCCCATCACGCACGGCCGGCGCCCGCCGGTGTGGCTGCGCGCGGGGGACGCGCTAGCTGATCGCGATGGGCGGCAGCGGGATGCCCATGGCCTCGGCGACCACCCGGAGCAGCTCGGCTTCCTGTCGATCGGTCACGCCGTCCTCCTTCACGGCGGCGGTGCAGGCGGCGAGCACGGCACGCTTGCCGCCGGGGCGGAGGCGGGCGAGCCGCTCGAGGGCGGCGCCGAAGCGCTCGCGGGTGAGCGGCTCGGCGGGCGGGGCCGGGGCGGGGCCGCCGGCCCGACGCAGCGCCTCGGCCGCGGCGGCGAAGGCCGCGGCCGGGTCGCCGGCGGCGGAGCAGAGCGCCGCGAGCACCGTGCCGGCGGCATCGGCTTCGGCCGCGAGCTTCCGCCCGCCGCCGCGGGCATCGTCCCCGCGGGCGTCGCCGCCGTGGTGCCCGCCGACCTGACGCTCCAGCACCTCCAACAGCGCCCACTCGAACCGATCCGTCCGGTCGTCGGCGGCGACCAGGGCCTCCACCAGGCCCCGCAGCTTGCGGTACTCGTACGCCGCCATGCCCGACAGCGCCGGCACGCACAGGCTCAGCACCGGAAGCCGCAGCGACCGATCCAGCCGGACCGTCGGCGGCGCCAGCCGCACGGCCTCCCGCAGCACCGCCTCGTTCAGGCCGCTCTCGAGCAGGCGGAACTGCCGCTCCCGCACCGCGTCGTCGCGGTCGAGCAGCAGGCAGAGCAGCACCGCCTGCGCGCCGACGCTGCGCCGGGCCGCGTCCCGCAGCGCCTCGGGCACGCCCGCCAGCACCCGCGGCCCCTCGTCCGCGTCGAAGGTGCCCGCCTCGCCCACGCGCGGCACGCCCGCCGCCGGGCCGCCGCCGGCGAAGCCCGCCGCCGCCGCGGACCGCCGGGTGTTTCCGCCGTCTTCCTCGGCGGTCCGCGGCGTGGCCCCGTCCCAGGAGGGGTCCAGCCGCTTGATCCGCTCCGGCAGCGGCGGGTGCGTCGCGAACGCCCCGCCGAAGCTGCTCACCGCGTTGCCGAACATCATGTGCGCCGACTCCGCCGCGTGCGGCGTCCTCAGCTTGGCGCCGTCCTCGAAGCCGCCGATCACCTTCAGCGCCCCGGCGATGCCGTCGGGGTTCCGGGTGAACTGCACCGCGCTCGCGTCGGCGAGGAACTCGCGCTGCCGCGAAACGGCCGCCTGGATCAGCCGCCCGAAGATCACGCCCACGAAGCCGATCGCCATCAGCCCGAAGGCGATGACGATGATCGCCACCTGGCCCCCGCCGCCCTCCCGGTCGTTTCCACGGCGGACACGGACGCCGCCGGAGTACCACATGCCCCGGAGGATCGTGCCGCCGATGACCTGCAGGATCATCACCCCGAAGATGACGCCCATCAGCTTGATGTTCAGCCGCATGTCGCCGTTTAGGATGTGGCTGAACTCGTGGGCCATCACGCCCTGGAGCTCGTCGCGGCTGAGCTTCTCGATCGCCCCGCGCGTGACGCCGATCACCGCCCGCTCGGGCGTGTAGCCCGCCGCGAAGGCGTTGATGCCCGCCTCGTTCTCCATGAGAAACACCGGCGGCACCGGCAGCCCCGACGCGATGGCCATCTCCTCGACGACGTTCATCACCTTCCGCTGGTCGGGATCGACGGTGTCGGGATCGATGCGGCGGCCGCCGAGGCTCCGGGCGACCGTCTCGCCGCCGCCGGCGCGGAGCTGGGCCACCTTCCCCAGCGAGCCGCCGCCCACGAGCAGGCCGACGCCCGCGGCGGTGAGGCCGAGCAGCTCCAGCCAGGGGATCGAGGCCGGCAGGCCCTCACCGCCGCCGGCGGTCATCGTGAAGGCGACGATCACGAGGCCATAGACCAGCGCGGTGATGCAGATCACCGCGAGGACGAACAGGAAGATCAGCTTCGTCGTCTGGGCGCGGGCCCGGTCCTGGTGCTCGAAGAAGTCCATGGGCGTGGCATCGCTTGGCAGCGATCCGAGCGAAGGTGTCAGGTACCTTCGTCCCTGACGCTGCGGCCGGATCGGGAGCGGGCGGACGCGGATGAAGGTACCTGACACCTTCGCCGCGCCGCGGGACGATCAGAACTTCACGGCCGGCGCTTCCCGCTTCACGCTCTCCTCGATCTCCAGGTACTCCGCGTCCTGGAAACCCGCCACGCCGGCGATCAGCACCGGCGGGATCGTCTTCTTGTAGGTCTGGTAGGAGTTCACCGAATCGTTGTACGCCTGCCGGGCGAAGGCGACCTTGTTCTCGGTGCTGGTCAGCTCTTCGGTGAGCTGCATCATGTTCTGGTTCGCCTTGAGCTCGGGGTAGGCCTCGGAGACCATCATCAGCTTCCCGAGCGCCTGCGTGAGCTGGCCCTCGGCGGCGCCGAGCTCCTGCATCGCGCCGCCGTTGGTCGGATCGCCGGCGACGTGCACGCGGGCCTGGGTGGCGGACGCGCGGGCGGAGGTCACCGCGTCGAGCGTCTCCTTCTCGTGCGCCATGTAGCCCTTCGCCGTCTCCACGAGGTTGGGGATCAGGTCGTAGCGCCGCTCCAGCTGGACATCGATCTGCGCGAAGCCGTTCTTGGTCCGCTCGTAGAGCGTCGTCAGCCTGTTGTAGATGCCCATCGCCCAGAACGCGAGGATGGCCAGCAGCACGGCGGCGACGACGAGCACGATGATCAGAGTGGTTCCCATGTTCTGGAGCGTAGAGGGGGGGGGAAGCCACGGGGCGGAGCGACGCGGCGGGGGGTTCTCGAGCGGAGGCGCTGCAGGGTCCGCGAAGGTCGTGCGGGGCGGGTCGGACCGGGGTTGGGTGAGAGACGAAGCGACGCAGCGGGAGGTCTTCGTACGGAGGCGCTGCAGGGTCCGCGACGGGAGTGCGCGGCGGCTTGGGCCGGCGCTGGGTGAGAGACGAAGTCAGCAAGAGAGACTGCCGAGCGGAGCGACGGCGCGTCCTGTCTGTCTTCGTCTCTCCGTCTCTCCGTCTCTCCATCTCTTCCCCGCTCCGCCCCGCCTCTGCGTCCCCTCCGGCGCGGCATACGATTCCGTGTTCTCCCCACCCCCCTGCCCCCCCAAGGACCACCCCGCCATGTTCGGCAACCCTGCGCTCAACGACAACACCTTCGACCGCGACGTCGACCGCTACCGCCCCGGCGGGATCCGGGAGGAGGCCGAGGCCCAGCCGGACGCGATGACCGTGCAGGGCACCGTTTACAAGACGGCGATCCTGCTGGGCCTCGCGATCTGCACCGGCGTCTTCACGTGGAACCAGACGATGGCGGCGGGCAGCCCGCCGGCGATGTACCTGCTCGTCGGCGGCATCGGCGGCTTCATCGCGGCGCTGGTGACGATCTTCAAGCAGACCTGGGCCCCGGTCACCGCCCCGATCTACGCCCTGCTCACCGGGCTCATGCTCGGCGGCGTGTCCGCGATCTACCAGCTCAACTTCGGCGGGCAGCACGTCAACGGCTTCTCGCTGAACGGCATCGTCGGGCAGGCGATCGGCCTCACGGTGGGCGTCACCGCCGCGATGCTGATCCTCTACACCTTCCGCATCATCAAGGTGACCGAGAAGCTGCGGGCCGGGATCCTGATGGCGATCGTCGGGGCGGTGGGCTTCAACCTCGTCGCGTACCTCATCCTCCCGCTGTTCGGCGTGGACACCGCCGCCGTCACCGGCAGCGGCCCGCTGGCGATCGGCATCTCCGTGGTCATCTGCGGCGTCGCGGCCTTCAGCCTGCTGATGGACTTCGACCTCATCGAGCGCGGGGCCGCCTCGGGCGCCCCCAAGCACATGGAGTGGTACGGCGCCTTCGCCCTGATGGTCACGCTCGTTTGGCTCTACCTCGAGCTCCTCCGCCTGCTCTCCAAGCTTCAATCCCGGGATTGAACTGCGCTGATCGAGGCCCGCTTCCGCGGGCCGGATCGCCCGGGAGCCGGAGCGGGTGCGGCACGGGCTCGATCCGGGTGGATCTCGAACCGTCGGCGAGGCTCGCACTCAATTCGACATCGATAAAGATGCCGGTTTAACCTCCGGCATGCACCTCTCCCGCTTCTGCTCGCTCGGACTCCTCGCCGCCGCCGCCTCTCCGGCCGCGGCGGCCGGGCTCGATGACCTGCTCCAGGACCTCGCCTCGGCGGGGGCGGAGGTGTCGACCCTGCCGGACCTCGGCGGGAGCGAGGCGCTGGCGGAGGCGCTCGCGGGCAAGCGGCGGCGGGCGGTGCAAAAGGTGGCCGAGGGCCTCAACGCCGCGGTGTACGCCGGCGGCGGCGAGACGCTGGTCGTGCTCGCGGTGGCGCCCGATGCGGTCGCCGGGTACCTGCTCCCCGGCGGGGAGCGGCTGGCGTTCCGATCGCTCGGCGGCGAGGCGCTCCAGCCCGGCGGCTTGCTCGACCGGCGGGTGGTCTTCGCGACGAGCCC from Phycisphaera mikurensis NBRC 102666 carries:
- a CDS encoding M48 family metallopeptidase, whose product is MDFFEHQDRARAQTTKLIFLFVLAVICITALVYGLVIVAFTMTAGGGEGLPASIPWLELLGLTAAGVGLLVGGGSLGKVAQLRAGGGETVARSLGGRRIDPDTVDPDQRKVMNVVEEMAIASGLPVPPVFLMENEAGINAFAAGYTPERAVIGVTRGAIEKLSRDELQGVMAHEFSHILNGDMRLNIKLMGVIFGVMILQVIGGTILRGMWYSGGVRVRRGNDREGGGGQVAIIVIAFGLMAIGFVGVIFGRLIQAAVSRQREFLADASAVQFTRNPDGIAGALKVIGGFEDGAKLRTPHAAESAHMMFGNAVSSFGGAFATHPPLPERIKRLDPSWDGATPRTAEEDGGNTRRSAAAAGFAGGGPAAGVPRVGEAGTFDADEGPRVLAGVPEALRDAARRSVGAQAVLLCLLLDRDDAVRERQFRLLESGLNEAVLREAVRLAPPTVRLDRSLRLPVLSLCVPALSGMAAYEYRKLRGLVEALVAADDRTDRFEWALLEVLERQVGGHHGGDARGDDARGGGRKLAAEADAAGTVLAALCSAAGDPAAAFAAAAEALRRAGGPAPAPPAEPLTRERFGAALERLARLRPGGKRAVLAACTAAVKEDGVTDRQEAELLRVVAEAMGIPLPPIAIS
- a CDS encoding sensor histidine kinase, producing MPQERTAEPRTPASASASAAAAAMPGFAAWAGRHGRGLSLALAGLSGAALAAGYLVPGGVAEAGATAAASAGVAAGGLGLMAAVGVLAWRSGAQTLVVRAVADLADGRVAPALLEITRTSAKPAADWNRLLARIAAGGGVGGAAGAAGVAAAPSAAPGEDPAAFDAVPHGLVVLGGDGRVTRANGAAARLLRRPRADLLEASVQELFAEEGIAGRASAVAAGLERRGGSAEVPAGPAGESVLRVTLRPLRAAAGGGKRAGQAAAGGGALLLLEDVTQQRAADRARDLFVAQASHELRAPLQNMQLHAERAIDLGTTPGAEAAAERAECLNHVNGEVLRLARLIDEVLSVSQIKAGSLKAASDDVAWATLLPKVVEEHRAAAASREQTLTLDAEPNLPVLQGDREKLSMLLHNLVGNAVKYGRRGGRTVVHAAVAHEVLEVRVVDDGPGVRAEEREKVFEPFFRGTHDAAAGEAQPEGTGLGLPLAAEVAALHEGTLTVSDGDGGVGAAFVLRIPLRGGSPEHRVAGSIGADAADESAPRRAA
- a CDS encoding Bax inhibitor-1/YccA family protein, with the translated sequence MFGNPALNDNTFDRDVDRYRPGGIREEAEAQPDAMTVQGTVYKTAILLGLAICTGVFTWNQTMAAGSPPAMYLLVGGIGGFIAALVTIFKQTWAPVTAPIYALLTGLMLGGVSAIYQLNFGGQHVNGFSLNGIVGQAIGLTVGVTAAMLILYTFRIIKVTEKLRAGILMAIVGAVGFNLVAYLILPLFGVDTAAVTGSGPLAIGISVVICGVAAFSLLMDFDLIERGAASGAPKHMEWYGAFALMVTLVWLYLELLRLLSKLQSRD
- a CDS encoding MFS transporter, translated to MSRSATLPNPLAGFRTAAQPPMTRQAYHHEIRAAMTVPFALALLEGGVIAVVAKNVFGVGNLGFATIVAAPMFANLTSLVWTRVARGKPKVAVTSWLMAASLVLVAAIALLPTTGPGPSLLVVLAVAARVVLAGVVNVRSTIWRMNFPRSLRATITTKFVLTATVILMAVPLAVGPLLDWRPWSFRVVFPLAAAIGFLGVRSFWRVRVRGERRLLRDERRPHEADAPRQASGKPHTVWSVLAQDRVYRFYLACQFAGGVANMMAITAFTLMVIEHLAAVAPRTQNTQGMLISAAVPLLIATLSMPWWSRRLDANHIARFRIGHAMTWVLNQSVMFLAAWFASLPLMYAAAAGWGFMRGGGVLAWQLGHNDFADRRLVPTYMAIHQTLTGVRGAFAPFLGTALFAGWPAVERVGLPAFGGIGAWLFAATAGLSFLSWLGFVFLQRRLAAAGGGRAEDA
- a CDS encoding LemA family protein — translated: MGTTLIIVLVVAAVLLAILAFWAMGIYNRLTTLYERTKNGFAQIDVQLERRYDLIPNLVETAKGYMAHEKETLDAVTSARASATQARVHVAGDPTNGGAMQELGAAEGQLTQALGKLMMVSEAYPELKANQNMMQLTEELTSTENKVAFARQAYNDSVNSYQTYKKTIPPVLIAGVAGFQDAEYLEIEESVKREAPAVKF
- a CDS encoding LysM peptidoglycan-binding domain-containing protein, whose protein sequence is MPASRLLPAVLVAFSAAAGCVAPPREKAPVEPIQPRPLVSVALPPVEDGRSAAGAGSAAFAGPEAMAPAPVGPAGGLYTVAKGDTLMGIARRQYGSETKWRDIAAANPGIDPGRLNVGQTLVLP
- the aat gene encoding leucyl/phenylalanyl-tRNA--protein transferase — its product is MPDPALTPELLLRAYASGVFPMASETSAGAVGFYAADPRAILPLDGGFRVRRSLAKRVRNGGFEVTADADFAAVVDACAAPRRGSPGTWINAAIRDAFVGLHRLGHAHSVEARRGGELVGGLYGLALGGAFFGESMFSRCPDASQVCLVRLVERLRAGGFVLLDSQYHNPHLMQFGMQEIPAAEYQRRLSAALEVDGRW
- a CDS encoding STAS domain-containing protein; this encodes MSRPAEQPEAPAGTRVQRIGGVTVLAPRGSLTGEAAASFAELLAEEEVRTLGRLVVDLSGVAALDSIGLESLVDAAGRLEDGGLTLRLCGATSAIATILEITGQHEAFDHHDDAEDAARSFL
- a CDS encoding GspE/PulE family protein, producing MRAVSPGHPSEAAADAAPAAGSGPRIGDLLVDSGAITPEQLRTALQRQRSGGRRLGEVLIDMEVLTGRQLLAVLGEALAVPAITLRHGLIDPALLVLFGPEACRKLRSLPLFRVHGELTVAMAEPQSLDTIDRLAAMSGCRIRPVLALEGQIEEFIGRYASTSVDVGAFLSQLAKTDVQQDVEVVDQEAVEIEAGSTLERMVEGSPIVNLVNVALLSAIKDGASDVHVEPAGRATRIRYRVDGVLRELMSPPAGMHAAIVSRLKVIGKMDIAEKRLPQEGRVRLKAEGRDIDLRVSSMPTLLGEKLVIRVLDKRNLRVRMEELGLTHEQLETLMGVLKRPHGLTLVTGPTGSGKTTTLYSALDLLRSPEKNVMTVEDPVEYQLDFINQIQVGEAVGLSFPRALRSILRQDPDVIMIGEIRDEATARTAVQAALTGHAVLATLHTNDAPGAVTRLLDMGVPTYLLSAALNGVVAQRLVRTVCPHCRTRYRPPAEALEDAGLDPAHEGAFSQGTGCEKCHNSGMLGRRGVYEVMAVDGPLRRGIHTGASAQEIGRRWAAQGGRTLRDEGVALAIAGVCNLEEALRVTHRDEFGEDAAPGPPPADEGEDAARTAVAA